A single genomic interval of Deltaproteobacteria bacterium harbors:
- a CDS encoding BrnT family toxin gives EVESLLRCTVFLADRIVEPAHDEPRWLLLGETNKGRRLALIFTRRGSKLRPSSCRQMRRNEGRLMRKRNSKVVPKKAAKRDRQIEEFESRDLGDDIRAAGGLRAIRKTLPTSIVLEQDLVDKLREKGAKRGLGYQTMLKLIAREHVDEY, from the coding sequence GAGGTCGAATCGCTGCTCCGGTGCACCGTCTTCCTCGCGGACCGTATCGTCGAACCCGCTCACGACGAGCCGCGGTGGCTGCTGCTCGGGGAAACCAACAAGGGACGTCGGTTGGCGCTCATCTTCACGCGACGTGGCAGCAAGCTTCGGCCCAGCAGCTGCCGCCAAATGCGGCGAAACGAAGGGAGGCTCATGAGGAAGCGAAACTCGAAAGTGGTTCCGAAGAAGGCCGCTAAGCGCGACCGGCAGATCGAGGAATTCGAGAGTCGGGATCTCGGAGACGACATCCGGGCCGCTGGCGGCCTCCGGGCGATCCGCAAGACCTTGCCGACTTCGATCGTGCTCGAGCAGGACCTGGTCGACAAGCTGCGCGAAAAAGGCGCCAAGCGCGGCCTTGGCTACCAGACGATGCTCAAGCTCATCGCGCGCGAGCACGTGGACGAGTACTGA